One part of the Pseudoliparis swirei isolate HS2019 ecotype Mariana Trench chromosome 6, NWPU_hadal_v1, whole genome shotgun sequence genome encodes these proteins:
- the fibina gene encoding fin bud initiation factor a: MRSKYCSLFATDCEETPGTTQDTVEGLHLCERLGIPQNELESVAGATGGPPLKTRGLPLFGDGGLCNLSRGENSALDLPVQTLLDRVREGERERRCTMDPVPLLLILVTSFPLCSAVYTGPLQPEISNGTFHHFFVPDGDYDETIDPEQCQMLFKFSDVHPCEASEERDSVVRDDFIITKLQAEDAARLLEGIGRTAAHDLDGEAGYGRLLQRELSQIGEAFSGVGKSLLELEGKFKQSQETELREEQQLNGNMMKQVSDIRGTLRETTDISLGLKDKHELLSLIIRSHGTRLSRLKTEYLNVGS, from the exons ATGAGATCTAAATATTGTAGTTTGTTTGCGACTGACTGTGAGGAGACTCCGGGGACGACCCAGGACACggtggagggattacatctctgTGAACGCCTCGgaatcccccagaatgagctggaaagtgttgcgg GGGCCACCGGGGGCCCTCCACTAAAAACAAGAGGTCTGCCCCTTTTCGGTGACGGGGGACTCTGTAACTTGAGTCGGGGTGAAAACAGTGCTCTGGATCTGCCAGTGCAGACGCTGCTcgacagagtgagagagggagaaagagagaggaggtgcacgATGGATCCCGTCCCACTGCTGCTCATCCTAGTCACATCTTTCCCGTTGTGCTCGGCCGTCTACACCGGGCCCCTCCAACCGGAGATCTCCAATGGCACTTTCCATCACTTCTTTGTCCCGGACGGGGACTACGATGAGACGATAGACCCGGAGCAATGCCAGATGCTGTTTAAATTCTCGGACGTGCATCCGTGCGAGGCCTCCGAAGAGAGGGACTCCGTCGTGAGGGacgacttcatcatcaccaAACTGCAGGCGGAGGACGCGGCGCGGCTGCTGGAGGGCATCGGCCGGACGGCGGCGCACGACCTGGACGGAGAGGCCGGCTACGGACGCCTCCTCCAGCGGGAGCTGTCGCAGATCGGCGAGGCTTTTTCGGGCGTCGGCAAGTCGCTGCTGGAGCTTGAAGGGAAGTTTAAACAAAGTCAAGAAACTGAGCTGAGAGAGGAGCAACAGCTGAACGGCAATATGATGAAGCAAGTTAGTGACATCCGGGGAACTCTGAGGGAAACCACGGATATCTCTCTGGGACTGAAAGATAAACACGAGCTGCTGTCTCTCATCATCCGCAGTCACGGCACCAGACTGAGCCGCCTGAAGACCGAGTATCTGAACGTGGGCTCTTAG